From Brevibacterium ihuae, the proteins below share one genomic window:
- a CDS encoding HGxxPAAW family protein — protein MTEIIARDGTGDLDRSTIDYTAVQDPGHGNTVASWTGVLIIFLGAVIATFGSVTGNSMIFWGGLIVCAIGPIVGLVLRAAGKGGKNTAGHHR, from the coding sequence ATGACAGAGATCATCGCGCGCGACGGCACCGGAGACCTCGACCGGTCGACCATCGACTACACCGCGGTCCAGGATCCCGGACACGGCAACACCGTCGCCAGCTGGACCGGCGTCCTCATCATCTTCCTCGGTGCGGTCATCGCCACCTTCGGCAGCGTCACCGGGAACTCGATGATCTTCTGGGGCGGCCTCATCGTCTGCGCCATCGGCCCGATCGTCGGCCTCGTGCTGCGCGCCGCCGGCAAGGGCGGGAAGAACACGGCGGGCCACCACCGGTGA
- the hisI gene encoding phosphoribosyl-AMP cyclohydrolase codes for MTAPGSSPSARPTIEDVLASGIAFNADGLVPVVVQEHTTRAVLMLAWMDAEALRRTARTGRATYWSRSRGEYWVKGETSGHVQHVRVLALDCDADTVLLEVDQTGPACHTNTATCFTGREIDVRHTEP; via the coding sequence ATGACCGCCCCCGGATCCTCCCCGTCCGCCCGTCCGACGATCGAGGACGTGCTCGCCTCCGGTATCGCCTTCAACGCCGACGGGCTCGTGCCGGTCGTCGTGCAGGAGCACACCACCCGCGCCGTCCTCATGCTCGCCTGGATGGACGCCGAGGCGCTGCGACGCACCGCGCGCACCGGGCGCGCGACCTACTGGTCCCGCTCCCGCGGCGAGTACTGGGTCAAGGGCGAGACGTCCGGTCACGTCCAGCACGTCCGCGTGCTGGCGCTCGACTGCGACGCCGACACGGTGCTCCTCGAGGTCGACCAGACCGGTCCGGCCTGCCACACGAACACCGCCACCTGCTTCACCGGGAGGGAGATCGATGTCCGTCACACCGAGCCGTGA
- a CDS encoding Trp biosynthesis-associated membrane protein translates to MTKARGVLLLLAAAALLWIVASQTWIAAAPEATGTVPGVAQAAAESPENSPVLVACAAIVAVAALLLALLERIGRRVVGMLAVLAALGYAATALAVVLGPAAHTGWAAAGLVLGGAVAAAAAWVTWTSGRWQASARYDRSAAGADPDDPGDDPARTWDALSRGEDL, encoded by the coding sequence ATGACGAAGGCGCGCGGCGTCCTCCTCCTGCTCGCCGCGGCGGCGCTGCTGTGGATCGTCGCCTCGCAGACGTGGATCGCGGCCGCCCCCGAGGCGACGGGCACCGTCCCCGGGGTCGCGCAGGCGGCGGCGGAGTCCCCGGAGAACTCCCCGGTGCTCGTCGCGTGCGCCGCGATCGTCGCGGTCGCCGCCCTCCTGCTCGCGCTCCTCGAACGGATCGGCCGGCGGGTCGTCGGGATGCTCGCCGTCCTCGCGGCGCTCGGCTACGCCGCGACGGCCCTGGCGGTCGTGCTCGGCCCCGCCGCCCACACCGGCTGGGCCGCCGCCGGACTCGTGCTCGGCGGCGCGGTCGCAGCGGCCGCGGCATGGGTGACGTGGACGAGCGGGCGCTGGCAGGCATCGGCCCGCTACGACCGCAGCGCCGCCGGCGCCGACCCGGACGATCCCGGCGACGATCCGGCGCGCACATGGGATGCGCTGTCCCGCGGCGAGGACCTCTGA
- a CDS encoding anthranilate synthase component I: protein MSVTPSREEFRALGAGRRLVPLYTTVLADSETPLSIYRRLAGGRPGGFLLESATSGVWNRYSFIGRNPVATLTEVDGEVAWLGTPPAGVPTTGDPLAALRATLALLSIDVPHPDLPPMISSLVGYLGWDVVRRFERLGHGPLPEDAVPELSLSIPGDVAIFDHSTARVTLVANVVNVDGRDSGIDAAYDSGCARLAAMIDDLLAPAASTVAVHTPLEPEVKPRTPREEYLESVLTAKQEIVDGEIFQVVLGQRFDSPCDADPLDVYRMLRTTNPSPYMYLLDIPTPDGRPLSIVGSSPEALVTVKSGHVVTHPIAGSRPRGATPEEDHEHARDLLADEKERAEHLMLVDLARNDLSKVCVPGTVDVVEFMEIERYSHIMHIVSTVTGTLDADRGGVDVLAATFPAGTLSGAPKPRALEIIDRLEPTARGVYGGVVGYLSFTGDLDVAIAIRTGIIRPGTISVSAGAGIVADSVPETEYIETQNKAAAVLRAAAAAHTLRTPGGTG, encoded by the coding sequence ATGTCCGTCACACCGAGCCGTGAGGAGTTCCGAGCGCTCGGCGCCGGCCGCCGTCTCGTCCCGCTGTACACCACCGTCCTCGCCGACTCCGAGACGCCGCTGAGCATCTACCGCCGACTCGCCGGCGGCCGGCCCGGCGGGTTCCTCCTCGAGTCCGCGACGAGCGGGGTGTGGAACCGCTACTCGTTCATCGGCCGGAACCCCGTCGCCACCCTCACCGAGGTCGACGGCGAGGTCGCCTGGCTCGGCACCCCGCCCGCGGGCGTCCCGACGACCGGCGACCCGCTCGCCGCTCTCCGCGCCACCCTCGCGCTCCTCTCCATCGACGTCCCGCACCCGGACCTGCCGCCGATGATCTCCTCCCTCGTCGGCTACCTCGGCTGGGACGTCGTGCGCCGCTTCGAGCGGCTCGGCCACGGCCCGCTGCCCGAGGACGCGGTGCCCGAGCTCAGCCTCTCGATCCCCGGCGACGTCGCGATCTTCGACCACTCGACCGCCCGGGTCACCCTCGTGGCGAACGTCGTCAACGTCGACGGGCGCGACTCCGGGATCGACGCCGCCTACGACTCCGGGTGCGCCCGGCTCGCGGCGATGATCGACGACCTGCTCGCCCCCGCCGCCTCGACCGTCGCCGTCCACACCCCGCTCGAACCCGAGGTCAAGCCGCGCACCCCGCGCGAGGAGTACCTCGAGTCGGTGCTCACCGCGAAGCAGGAGATCGTCGACGGGGAGATCTTCCAGGTCGTCCTCGGCCAGCGCTTCGACTCGCCCTGCGACGCGGACCCGCTCGACGTCTACCGGATGCTCCGGACGACGAACCCGAGCCCGTACATGTACCTCCTCGACATCCCGACCCCCGACGGGCGGCCGCTGAGCATCGTCGGCTCCTCGCCGGAGGCGCTCGTCACCGTCAAGTCCGGTCACGTCGTCACCCACCCGATCGCCGGCTCCCGCCCGCGCGGCGCTACGCCGGAGGAGGACCACGAGCACGCCCGGGACCTCCTCGCCGACGAGAAGGAGCGCGCCGAGCACCTCATGCTCGTCGACCTCGCCCGCAACGACCTCTCCAAGGTGTGCGTGCCGGGCACGGTCGACGTCGTCGAGTTCATGGAGATCGAGCGCTACAGCCACATCATGCACATCGTCTCGACGGTCACCGGCACGCTCGATGCGGACCGCGGCGGGGTGGACGTGCTCGCCGCGACGTTCCCCGCCGGCACCCTGTCCGGCGCGCCGAAGCCGCGCGCGCTCGAGATCATCGACCGGCTCGAGCCCACCGCCCGCGGCGTCTACGGCGGCGTCGTCGGCTACCTGTCGTTCACCGGGGACCTCGACGTCGCGATCGCGATCCGCACCGGCATCATCCGGCCGGGCACGATCAGCGTGTCCGCCGGCGCCGGGATCGTCGCCGACTCCGTGCCGGAGACCGAGTACATCGAGACGCAGAACAAGGCCGCCGCCGTGCTGCGCGCCGCGGCTGCCGCCCACACGCTGCGCACCCCCGGCGGCACAGGATGA
- a CDS encoding CaiB/BaiF CoA transferase family protein: MSRPTPNPRSVGALAGYTVVDLSRALAGPHAGQLLGDLGARVIKVENPESGDDSRSWGPPFVGPADDPQATYFFSCNRNKESIALDLKSEDGTDTLRALIARADVLIENFRGGVLARLGFPTSTCLEINPRLVILSITGFGHDGPEAQRAGYDQIAQGEAGLMSLTGSGPDDMQKVGVPIADLLAGIHGAYGVLAALLERERTGRGKVVRTSLISGMVGVHAFQGTRATVAGEDPRPGGNHHPSLSPYGLFRCAGGAVQISVGNEGLWQRFCVAFGLDPATPGRATNADRVANRPAVPAAIEDVFAADDPETLLEKLAAAGIPAGIVRTLPEVYEWEQALSQGLKITVDHPVVGEMDLPGPPVRFFDADAAGETETTVTEHLAPPLLGEHGAAIRAWLEED, translated from the coding sequence ATGTCACGTCCCACGCCCAATCCCCGCTCGGTCGGAGCCCTCGCCGGGTACACCGTCGTCGACCTCTCGCGCGCGCTCGCCGGCCCCCACGCCGGCCAGCTCCTCGGCGACCTGGGCGCCCGCGTCATCAAGGTCGAGAACCCGGAGTCCGGCGACGACTCGCGCTCGTGGGGCCCGCCCTTCGTCGGGCCGGCCGACGACCCGCAGGCCACGTACTTCTTCTCGTGCAACCGGAACAAGGAGTCGATCGCGCTCGACCTCAAGAGCGAGGACGGCACCGACACCCTGCGTGCGCTCATCGCCCGCGCCGACGTCCTCATCGAGAACTTCCGCGGCGGCGTGCTCGCCCGCCTCGGCTTCCCGACCTCGACGTGCCTCGAGATCAACCCGCGCCTCGTCATCCTCTCGATCACCGGGTTCGGCCACGACGGGCCCGAGGCGCAGCGCGCCGGCTACGACCAGATCGCCCAGGGCGAGGCCGGGCTCATGTCCCTCACCGGCTCCGGACCCGATGACATGCAGAAGGTCGGCGTCCCGATCGCCGACCTTCTCGCCGGCATCCACGGCGCCTACGGCGTGCTCGCCGCGCTCCTCGAGCGTGAGCGGACCGGACGCGGTAAGGTCGTGCGCACCTCGCTGATCTCCGGCATGGTGGGCGTCCACGCCTTCCAGGGCACCCGGGCCACCGTCGCCGGCGAGGACCCCCGCCCCGGCGGGAACCACCACCCCTCGCTCTCGCCCTACGGGCTGTTCCGCTGCGCCGGCGGGGCGGTGCAGATCTCCGTGGGCAACGAGGGGCTGTGGCAGCGGTTCTGCGTCGCCTTCGGCCTCGATCCGGCGACCCCGGGGAGGGCGACGAACGCCGACCGCGTGGCCAACCGGCCTGCCGTCCCCGCCGCCATCGAGGACGTGTTCGCCGCCGACGATCCCGAGACCCTGCTCGAGAAGCTCGCCGCCGCGGGGATCCCCGCCGGCATCGTCCGCACCCTGCCCGAGGTGTACGAGTGGGAGCAGGCGCTCTCGCAGGGGCTCAAGATCACCGTCGACCATCCCGTCGTCGGGGAGATGGACCTGCCCGGTCCGCCCGTCCGGTTCTTCGACGCCGATGCCGCCGGGGAGACGGAGACCACCGTCACCGAGCACCTCGCCCCGCCGCTGCTCGGCGAGCACGGGGCGGCCATCCGCGCCTGGCTCGAGGAGGACTGA
- the hisF gene encoding imidazole glycerol phosphate synthase subunit HisF, with protein sequence MAVSVRVIPCLDVDAGRVVKGVNFTGLRDAGDPVELARRYGAEGADELTFLDVTASSGDRETTFEMVGQCAEQVFIPLTVGGGVRSASDVDRLLRAGADKVGVNTAAVARPELLAEIADRFGNQVLVLSLDARRVPAGGRPTPSGFEVTTHGGRQGTGIDAIEWTARAAELGAGEILLNSMDADGTKAGFDLELISAARAVVDVPLIASGGAGAVEHFAPAVRAGADAVLAASVFHFGEFTVGEVKGALRADGIEVR encoded by the coding sequence ATGGCCGTGTCGGTACGGGTCATCCCCTGCCTCGACGTCGACGCCGGACGCGTCGTCAAGGGGGTGAACTTCACCGGCCTGCGCGATGCGGGGGACCCGGTCGAGCTCGCCCGCCGCTACGGCGCCGAGGGGGCCGACGAGCTGACGTTCCTCGACGTCACCGCCTCGAGCGGCGACCGCGAGACGACCTTCGAGATGGTCGGCCAGTGCGCCGAGCAGGTCTTCATCCCGCTCACCGTCGGCGGGGGAGTGCGCTCGGCCTCCGACGTCGACCGGCTGCTCCGAGCGGGAGCGGACAAGGTCGGGGTCAACACCGCCGCCGTCGCGCGCCCCGAACTCCTCGCCGAGATCGCCGACCGGTTCGGCAACCAGGTCCTCGTCCTCTCCCTCGACGCCCGCCGGGTGCCGGCCGGCGGCCGGCCCACCCCGTCGGGCTTCGAGGTCACCACCCACGGCGGGCGGCAGGGGACCGGGATCGACGCGATCGAGTGGACGGCCCGGGCCGCCGAGCTCGGCGCCGGGGAGATCCTCCTCAACAGCATGGACGCCGACGGCACGAAGGCCGGGTTCGACCTCGAGCTCATCTCGGCCGCGCGCGCCGTCGTCGATGTCCCGCTCATCGCCTCCGGCGGCGCCGGTGCCGTCGAGCACTTCGCGCCGGCCGTGCGGGCCGGGGCCGACGCCGTGCTCGCGGCGAGCGTGTTCCACTTCGGGGAGTTCACCGTCGGCGAGGTCAAGGGCGCCCTGCGCGCGGACGGGATCGAGGTCCGATGA
- the trpC gene encoding indole-3-glycerol phosphate synthase TrpC, with protein sequence MTVLDAIVAGVREDLAPRESAVPLAEIRARAAAAAPVRPLLPRAPGDFGIIAEVKRSSPSKGALSDIADPAALASAYAAGGAAAISVLTEARRFGGSLADLDAVRAAVDVPLLRKDFVVTEYQIQEARAHGADIVLLIVAALSAGELAEFHGLAAELGMAVLVEAHTPDEVAAAAAIDAPLIGVNTRNLKDLSVDLGRFAPLAADCPPGAVLVGESGVATAEDVAAFADAGADLALVGEALVTGGRPREAVAEFTAAGRAARTPRA encoded by the coding sequence GTGACCGTGCTCGACGCGATCGTGGCCGGGGTCCGGGAGGACCTCGCGCCGCGGGAGTCCGCGGTGCCGCTGGCCGAGATCCGCGCCCGGGCGGCCGCCGCCGCCCCCGTGCGGCCGCTGCTGCCCCGGGCGCCCGGTGACTTCGGCATCATCGCCGAGGTCAAGCGGTCCTCGCCCTCGAAGGGCGCACTGTCGGACATCGCGGACCCCGCCGCCCTCGCCTCCGCGTACGCCGCCGGGGGCGCGGCCGCGATCAGCGTGCTCACCGAGGCCCGCCGGTTCGGCGGCAGCCTCGCCGACCTCGACGCGGTGCGCGCCGCCGTCGACGTCCCGCTGCTCCGCAAGGACTTCGTCGTCACCGAGTACCAGATCCAGGAGGCGCGGGCGCACGGCGCCGACATCGTCCTCCTCATCGTCGCGGCGCTGAGCGCCGGGGAGCTCGCGGAGTTCCACGGACTCGCCGCCGAACTCGGGATGGCCGTGCTCGTCGAGGCCCACACGCCGGACGAGGTCGCCGCGGCAGCCGCGATCGACGCCCCGCTCATCGGCGTCAACACCCGCAACCTCAAGGACCTGTCGGTCGATCTCGGCCGCTTCGCCCCGCTCGCCGCCGACTGCCCGCCCGGCGCAGTGCTCGTCGGCGAATCAGGCGTCGCGACGGCCGAGGACGTCGCCGCGTTCGCCGACGCCGGCGCCGACCTCGCCCTCGTCGGCGAGGCGCTCGTCACCGGGGGACGGCCCCGGGAGGCCGTCGCGGAATTCACCGCCGCCGGCCGCGCCGCCCGGACCCCACGCGCCTGA